The following are encoded together in the Juglans microcarpa x Juglans regia isolate MS1-56 chromosome 2D, Jm3101_v1.0, whole genome shotgun sequence genome:
- the LOC121248518 gene encoding inactive TPR repeat-containing thioredoxin TTL3-like, with product MEDSLTEKKSGCGILNAVFGRHSFWPRRSTSTGSIPTGNRPDFVKTPDTPNSRRRRVGSDDSSILETSSNVSESSSKPVGRPIQNPHMPPPFYRQNYGRPFNEATVVAPSSGTGLAKISPCQGYVNQGKKVPREAIGISGELESIIVDHQKHQGGSNLVRASSSNVMLFGNLGNLRQPGGNVNSYKVFNHHPKSEREEGPMFNGNYSTSVMGNVVKSANREGKLGGEQSGSLCRAISTRTDPETLKILGNEDYKNGRFAEALALYDAAIAIDPNKASYRSNKSAALAALGRILEAVFECKEAIRIEPHYHRAHHRLATLYFRLGEAEKALYHYKHAGPEADHVDIAKVKTLQEHLNKCTEARKLRDWNTLIKETGRVMSAGADSAPQIFAFQAEGLLKLRRHHEADETMLKCPNFGADACTKFLGPIGSAYVLVIRAQVDLAAGRLDEALEAVQRAARLDSNNREANIFMRKAKAVAEARSRGNEYFKASRFSEASAAYGEGLEHDPYNSVLFCNRAACQSKLGQFEKAVEDCTVALNVRPSYNKARLRRADCNAKLKKWEASIEDYEVLSKETPEDEEVRRLLLEAQNQVKRQRGEEVQGNSASSV from the exons ATGGAAGACAGCTTGACGGAGAAGAAATCAGGTTGTGGTATATTAAATGCAGTTTTTGGGCGACATAGCTTTTGGCCACGAAGATCTACCTCAACCGGTTCGATTCCCACTGGGAACCGTCCTGATTTTGTCAAGACACCAGACACTCCAAATTCAAGGAGGAGACGAGTTGGCTCCGATGACAGCTCCATCCTTGAAACCTCATCAAACGTATCAGAATCGTCATCAAAACCCGTGGGTAGACCTATCCAAAATCCTCACATGCCGCCTCCTTTCTATCGCCAAAACTATGGCAGACCCTTTAATGAGGCTACGGTAGTGGCACCCTCATCAGGTACAGGCTTAGCAAAGATATCTCCTTGCCAAGGATATGTCAACCAGGGGAAGAAGGTGCCAAGGGAAGCAATTGGCATTTCTGGGGAGCTCGAAAGCATCATCGTGGATCACCAAAAACATCAGGGAGGTAGTAATCTTGTTCGGGCGTCATCGAGCAACGTCATGCTTTTTGGCAATCTGGGTAACTTGAGGCAACCAGGAGGAAATGTGAATTCGTACAAAGTTTTTAATCATCATCCCAAGTCAGAAAGAGAAGAGGGCCCGATGTTCAACGGAAATTACTCAACCAGCGTGATGGGAAATGTGGTAAAGAGTGCTAATAGAGAAGGGAAACTAGGCGGAGAACAGTCAGGTTCCTTGTGCAGGGCCATCTCGACCAGAACGGATCCTGAAACATTGAAAATTTTGGGCAACGAGGATTACAAGAATGGAAGATTTGCAGAAGCCCTGGCCTTGTATGATGCTGCAATTGCTATTGACCCCAACAAGGCTTCGTACAGAAGCAACAAAAGTGCTGCATTAGCCGCTCTGGGTAGGATTCTTGAGGCAGTTTTTGAATGCAAAGAAGCCATCCGTATAGAACCTCATTATCATAGAGCTCATCATCGTTTGGCAACATTATATTTTCG ATTAGGGGAGGCAGAAAAAGCTCTGTATCACTACAAACATGCAGGACCGGAGGCCGACCATGTTGACATTGCCAAGGTGAAAACGCTTCAGGAGCATCTCAACAAGTGCACCGAGGCTCGCAAATTACGAGATTGGAACACCCTGATTAAGGAAACAGGGAGAGTCATGTCTGCAGGGGCAGATTCAGCACCACAG atatttgctTTTCAAGCCGAGGGCTTGTTGAAGCTCCGGAGGCATCACGAGGCGGATGAGACAATGCTGAAGTGTCCAAATTTTGGGGCTGACGCTTGTACTAAATTCCTGGGGCCTATTGGTAGTGCATATGTGCTAGTCATCCGGGCTCAAGTTGACTTGGCAGCCGGCAG ATTGGATGAGGCGTTGGAGGCAGTTCAACGAGCAGCTCGCCTTGACTCGAATAATAGGGAAGCAAACATTTTTATGAGGAAGGCTAAGGCTGTTGCAGAAGCTCGATCAAGAGGTAACGAGTATTTCAAGGCGTCGCGATTCTCAGAGGCAAGTGCTGCATACGGGGAGGGACTGGAACATGACCCATATAATTCAGTATTGTTCTGCAACCGAGCCGCTTGTCAGTCCAAACTTGGCCAATTTGAGAAAGCAGTGGAGGACTGCACTGTTGCCCTTAACGTACGACCCTCTTACAACAAGGCTAGACTAAGAAGAGCCGATTGCAATGCCAAG TTGAAAAAATGGGAAGCTTCCATTGAAGACTACGAAGTCTTGTCAAAGGAAACACCGGAAGACGAGGAGGTGCGCCGACTCTTGTTGGAGGCCCAGAATCAGGTCAAGAGACAACGTGGTGAAGAGGTGCAAGGCAATTCGGCATCAAGTGTGTAA